One Deltaproteobacteria bacterium DNA segment encodes these proteins:
- a CDS encoding serine/threonine protein kinase — MMCPSCHAQLDDGARFCGLCGARLDVPSAAPEPLAPPVAPGAAAAPSGKAAVGLRGGSSAAPAPAAAVPAAGADPYIGTTLNNRFRIEAKLGEGGFGAVYRGTQLGIGRKVAIKLLHPEMARDKNLVARFRREGVVLCSLRDAHTITTYDFDQTPDGTLYIAMELLEGRSLHEVFHAEAPIDWRRMFKFVTEIATSLYEAHQAGIIHRDLKPENINLEPRPGNPEFVKVLDFGIAKVVHGDRGGSQSPQLTATGQTLGTLEYMSPEQLMGKDLDGRSDIYALGVVSYEMVTGRLPFPDAVGPAALISAQLRRVPDPPSRACPGANIPPGVDAVILKMLEKDRKSRFADVMELKAACEEVLRTGGQVPAALAEQGADATVALRPNAIAAAGSGAPPSQSPMPPPRAQTPPPRAQTPPPRAQTPPGPATGRAPASTEQLLEAARGSRLWLWIVLAMAAIGGGIGAFFALK, encoded by the coding sequence ATGATGTGTCCGTCGTGTCACGCGCAGCTCGACGACGGCGCGCGGTTCTGCGGGTTGTGCGGCGCGCGCCTCGACGTGCCATCGGCTGCGCCCGAACCGCTGGCGCCCCCGGTGGCGCCCGGGGCGGCTGCGGCGCCGTCCGGCAAGGCGGCGGTAGGGCTTCGCGGCGGTTCGTCCGCGGCGCCCGCGCCGGCCGCGGCCGTTCCCGCGGCGGGCGCGGATCCGTACATCGGTACGACGCTCAACAATCGGTTTCGCATCGAGGCGAAGCTCGGCGAGGGCGGTTTCGGCGCGGTCTACCGCGGCACCCAGCTCGGCATCGGCCGCAAGGTCGCCATCAAACTGCTTCACCCCGAGATGGCGCGCGACAAGAACCTCGTCGCGCGGTTTCGCCGGGAAGGCGTCGTGCTGTGTAGCTTGCGCGACGCGCATACGATCACCACCTACGACTTCGACCAGACGCCGGACGGCACTCTATACATCGCGATGGAACTGCTCGAGGGGCGCAGCCTGCACGAGGTGTTCCACGCGGAGGCGCCGATCGACTGGCGGCGCATGTTCAAATTCGTCACGGAGATCGCGACCTCGCTGTACGAGGCGCACCAGGCCGGCATCATTCATCGCGATCTGAAGCCGGAGAACATCAACCTCGAGCCGCGGCCGGGCAACCCGGAGTTCGTCAAGGTGCTCGACTTCGGCATCGCGAAGGTCGTCCACGGCGACCGCGGCGGCAGTCAATCGCCGCAGCTCACCGCGACGGGCCAGACCCTCGGGACGCTCGAGTACATGTCGCCCGAGCAGCTCATGGGCAAGGATCTCGACGGCCGAAGCGACATCTACGCGCTCGGCGTGGTGTCGTACGAGATGGTCACGGGGCGGCTGCCGTTCCCGGATGCGGTCGGGCCGGCGGCGCTGATCTCGGCGCAGTTGCGCCGCGTCCCCGACCCGCCGTCGCGCGCGTGTCCCGGCGCGAACATTCCGCCGGGGGTGGACGCGGTCATCCTCAAGATGCTCGAGAAGGACCGGAAGAGCCGGTTCGCGGACGTGATGGAGTTGAAGGCGGCGTGCGAGGAGGTGCTGCGCACCGGCGGCCAGGTGCCGGCGGCGCTCGCGGAACAAGGTGCGGATGCAACCGTTGCGCTGCGGCCGAACGCGATCGCCGCGGCGGGATCGGGCGCGCCGCCGTCGCAGTCGCCGATGCCGCCGCCGCGGGCGCAGACGCCGCCGCCGCGGGCGCAGACGCCGCCGCCGCGGGCGCAGACGCCGCCTGGGCCCGCGACCGGCCGCGCGCCGGCGTCCACCGAGCAGTTGCTCGAGGCCGCCCGCGGGTCGCGGCTGTGGCTGTGGATCGTGCTGGCCATGGCGGCGATCGGCGGCGGGATCGGCGCGTTCTTCGCG